In the Desulfatiglans anilini DSM 4660 genome, one interval contains:
- the dsrP gene encoding sulfate reduction electron transfer complex DsrMKJOP subunit DsrP, translated as MLDTALKGTQRYWGWLIFLLVLMGIGLGCYLYQFQEGLRVTGMSRDVSWGFYIAQFTYLVGVAAGGVMVVLPYYLHDYKAFGRITILGEFLAIAAVVMCLLFIFVDLGNPVRIMNVIMYPTPNSILFWDMIVLNGYLLLNVLIGWNVLSAERKGIHYPGWVKTLIYISIPWAFSIHTVTAFLYAGLPGRHFWLTAIMAARFLASAFAAGPALLLLLCLIVRRVSRFDPGEKAVRTLGGIVTYAFILNIFFLLLEVFTAFYSQIPGHMHSFVYLFAGYEGFGKLVPWMWTSVGFAILALILLIVPGTRRKDDTLAVGCAAVIISSWIDKGMGLVIGGFVPNTFDRVFEYWPTTPEILITIGVWATGFFVLTVLYKIAVSVKEEVGA; from the coding sequence ATGCTTGATACGGCGCTGAAGGGAACACAACGATACTGGGGATGGTTGATCTTCCTGCTGGTCTTGATGGGCATCGGATTGGGCTGCTATCTCTACCAGTTTCAGGAAGGCCTGAGGGTCACGGGGATGAGCCGGGATGTCTCCTGGGGCTTTTATATCGCCCAATTCACTTACCTGGTCGGTGTGGCGGCCGGAGGGGTGATGGTGGTTCTTCCCTATTACCTCCACGATTATAAGGCGTTTGGCCGGATCACCATTCTGGGCGAGTTTCTGGCTATCGCTGCGGTGGTTATGTGCCTGCTGTTCATTTTCGTCGATCTCGGGAACCCGGTGCGGATCATGAACGTGATCATGTATCCGACGCCGAATTCGATCCTTTTTTGGGATATGATCGTGCTGAACGGGTATCTGCTTCTGAATGTCCTGATCGGATGGAACGTGTTGAGTGCTGAGAGGAAGGGGATTCATTATCCTGGATGGGTGAAGACGCTGATCTACATCTCCATCCCGTGGGCCTTCAGCATTCATACCGTGACGGCATTCTTGTACGCCGGTCTGCCCGGCCGACATTTCTGGCTGACCGCCATCATGGCGGCGCGCTTTCTTGCTTCGGCTTTCGCCGCCGGGCCTGCACTGCTGCTGCTGTTGTGCCTGATCGTGCGGCGGGTGAGTCGCTTCGACCCTGGAGAAAAGGCGGTCAGGACTCTCGGAGGAATTGTCACTTACGCCTTCATCCTGAACATCTTCTTCCTGCTGCTCGAGGTCTTCACGGCTTTTTACAGCCAGATCCCCGGGCACATGCACAGTTTTGTGTACCTGTTCGCCGGGTATGAGGGCTTTGGGAAACTCGTGCCATGGATGTGGACTTCGGTGGGTTTTGCGATCCTTGCTTTGATCCTATTGATTGTTCCCGGCACGCGGCGGAAGGATGACACCCTTGCCGTCGGTTGCGCTGCTGTCATCATATCCAGTTGGATCGACAAAGGCATGGGGCTTGTCATCGGCGGCTTCGTGCCGAACACCTTTGACCGGGTGTTCGAGTACTGGCCGACAACCCCTGAAATTTTAATTACCATCGGTGTGTGGGCGACTGGTTTCTTTGTTCTGACGGTGCTGTATAAGATCGCTGTCTCGGTCAAGGAGGAGGTTGGGGCCTAA
- a CDS encoding ferredoxin, translated as MGYEVVVDHDKCEGCEECVEVCPVDVYEMEDGKSVPVNAEECLGCESCVEVCDQEAITVTEV; from the coding sequence ATGGGTTATGAAGTAGTGGTTGACCACGACAAGTGCGAGGGATGTGAGGAGTGCGTCGAGGTTTGTCCAGTCGACGTGTACGAGATGGAAGACGGGAAGTCTGTTCCGGTCAATGCGGAAGAGTGCCTCGGTTGCGAAAGCTGCGTGGAGGTTTGTGATCAGGAAGCCATCACGGTTACCGAAGTATAA
- a CDS encoding hydrogenase small subunit, whose protein sequence is MDQQLKRDFYDRLAARSISRRDFMRYCGMLTATMGLSASFVPKVAEVFAAPKQRPPVVWLHLAECTGCSEAVLRSQYPWIDDLLMEILSMEYHETIMAAAGHQAEDNLQAAVKKYEGQFLCVVEGAVATAHNGAYGKIAGRTFLEIANDVCRKAASVICIGTCSSFGGIQAAAPNPGGYKGVGDALGIKTLNIPGCPPNPVNFVGTVVNYLLLGQLPDLDEKGRPLFAYGRTIHDQCPRRSHYENDEYVESFGSPEAKMGYCLYKMGCKGPDTYNNCPTAKFNAGTSWPVEAGHPCIGCSEPGFWDEKGPFFEPL, encoded by the coding sequence ATGGATCAACAGCTTAAACGGGATTTCTACGACAGACTGGCTGCGAGATCGATCTCCCGGCGCGATTTCATGCGCTACTGCGGGATGCTGACCGCAACCATGGGGCTTTCAGCCTCTTTCGTGCCGAAGGTGGCAGAGGTCTTCGCCGCCCCGAAGCAGAGGCCACCCGTCGTATGGCTCCACTTGGCCGAGTGCACGGGATGCTCGGAGGCGGTTCTGAGATCACAATATCCTTGGATCGACGATCTGCTCATGGAGATCCTTTCCATGGAGTACCATGAAACGATCATGGCTGCAGCCGGTCATCAGGCCGAAGACAACCTGCAGGCCGCCGTCAAAAAGTATGAGGGGCAATTTCTCTGCGTGGTGGAAGGCGCTGTGGCCACCGCCCACAATGGGGCCTACGGAAAGATCGCTGGCAGGACCTTCCTCGAAATCGCAAACGATGTCTGCCGCAAAGCCGCCTCCGTTATTTGCATCGGGACCTGCTCCAGCTTCGGCGGCATCCAGGCGGCCGCCCCGAATCCCGGCGGATACAAGGGTGTCGGCGACGCCTTGGGCATCAAGACCCTCAACATCCCTGGCTGCCCGCCGAACCCTGTCAATTTCGTCGGAACCGTAGTCAACTACCTCCTGCTCGGCCAGCTTCCGGACCTGGACGAAAAGGGGCGTCCGCTTTTCGCCTACGGTCGCACCATCCATGATCAGTGTCCCAGGCGCTCTCATTACGAAAACGACGAGTACGTGGAATCATTCGGATCCCCGGAAGCCAAGATGGGTTACTGCCTCTACAAGATGGGCTGCAAAGGGCCGGATACGTACAACAACTGCCCGACTGCAAAGTTCAATGCCGGCACCAGCTGGCCGGTGGAGGCCGGCCATCCCTGTATCGGTTGCAGCGAGCCCGGATTCTGGGACGAAAAGGGCCCCTTCTTCGAACCGCTTTAA
- the dsrO gene encoding sulfate reduction electron transfer complex DsrMKJOP subunit DsrO: MKGIDRREFLKIGGMAAIAGLGGKAAFEILAPGKLEAAQQIPLTKGKHWAMVVDTTKMDDALMDVCIEACHKEHNVPNLGNPKEEIKWIWKETYEHAFPGQEHEYIGERFHGMNFLLMCNHCTNPPCVRVCPTQSTWKREDGVVMMDMHRCIGCRFCMAACPYGARSFNWGDPQRVRTDEKLMPMNPGFPRNKDYPTRSKGVVEKCNFCAERLAKGDQPACVEAAAKVRKGALVFGDLADPHSEVRKVLKENYTIRRKPELGTGPNLFFIV; encoded by the coding sequence ATGAAGGGCATTGACAGAAGGGAGTTTCTGAAGATAGGTGGTATGGCAGCCATAGCGGGGCTGGGAGGGAAGGCTGCGTTCGAGATCCTGGCACCCGGAAAGCTCGAGGCCGCGCAGCAGATCCCTTTGACGAAGGGCAAGCATTGGGCGATGGTCGTGGACACGACCAAGATGGACGACGCCTTGATGGATGTCTGCATCGAGGCGTGCCACAAAGAGCATAATGTTCCGAATCTCGGGAATCCGAAGGAAGAGATCAAATGGATCTGGAAAGAAACCTATGAGCATGCGTTTCCGGGGCAGGAGCACGAGTATATCGGTGAGCGTTTTCATGGAATGAATTTTCTGCTGATGTGCAATCACTGCACCAATCCGCCCTGTGTCCGAGTCTGTCCGACACAATCGACTTGGAAGCGGGAAGACGGCGTTGTCATGATGGACATGCACCGGTGCATCGGTTGCCGGTTTTGCATGGCGGCCTGTCCGTATGGAGCGCGCAGCTTCAATTGGGGGGATCCGCAGCGGGTCCGCACCGATGAAAAGCTGATGCCGATGAATCCAGGTTTCCCCCGCAATAAGGATTACCCGACGCGCAGCAAAGGTGTGGTTGAGAAATGCAACTTCTGCGCGGAGAGACTGGCCAAAGGGGATCAACCCGCCTGCGTCGAGGCCGCTGCCAAGGTGCGAAAAGGCGCACTGGTCTTTGGGGATCTGGCGGATCCGCATTCGGAAGTCAGGAAGGTCCTGAAGGAGAATTACACGATCCGGCGCAAGCCCGAACTGGGTACGGGGCCCAACTTATTTTTCATTGTATGA
- the dsrJ gene encoding sulfate reduction electron transfer complex DsrMKJOP subunit DsrJ, with the protein MYDGGKIITGLVIGLGLLLFPFFYNAGKAAKAPDPELTPKAQEAKVCVMDKAYMQSSHMTLLDDWRHTVVRDGERYFKAKSGTVYYKSLQVTCLDCHSNKTKFCDQCHDYMGVAPYCWDCHLEPEEKK; encoded by the coding sequence ATGTATGATGGAGGAAAAATCATCACCGGCCTGGTCATCGGTCTTGGGCTGCTGCTCTTTCCGTTTTTCTACAATGCGGGGAAGGCCGCCAAGGCGCCCGATCCCGAGTTGACCCCCAAGGCGCAGGAAGCCAAGGTGTGTGTGATGGATAAGGCATATATGCAGAGTTCTCATATGACTCTGCTGGACGATTGGCGCCACACGGTCGTGCGCGATGGGGAACGCTATTTCAAGGCCAAGAGTGGCACCGTGTACTACAAAAGCCTTCAGGTGACCTGCCTGGACTGTCATTCCAACAAGACGAAGTTCTGCGACCAGTGCCACGACTACATGGGTGTTGCGCCGTACTGTTGGGACTGCCATCTTGAGCCGGAGGAGAAAAAATGA
- a CDS encoding HyaD/HybD family hydrogenase maturation endopeptidase, with amino-acid sequence MMDQKSPILVLGVGNPLLTDDGVGIHAIAALEKAYSFNPPVEIMDGGVQGLNLLGFIAEAKHLIVIDAVRNGGAPGTLYRLAGGQIPRRVLQKNSLHQVGLLEALALASVLGDPPSTVILGVEPLDIASIGLEPTLPVRERIPELVDAVLAELKLLGCVPQARGE; translated from the coding sequence ATGATGGATCAAAAGAGTCCTATCCTTGTTCTTGGCGTCGGTAATCCCCTTCTCACGGATGATGGGGTCGGCATTCACGCCATTGCTGCATTGGAAAAGGCCTATTCCTTCAACCCTCCTGTAGAAATCATGGACGGGGGCGTACAGGGGCTGAATCTTCTGGGCTTCATCGCTGAAGCGAAGCATCTGATCGTCATCGATGCCGTTCGCAATGGGGGTGCCCCGGGAACTCTCTATCGCCTTGCGGGAGGACAAATCCCCAGGCGGGTCCTTCAAAAGAACTCCCTTCACCAAGTGGGGTTGCTCGAGGCGCTCGCTTTGGCGAGCGTCCTCGGCGATCCTCCCTCGACCGTCATCCTGGGAGTGGAACCGCTCGACATCGCGTCGATCGGCCTCGAACCCACCCTACCCGTACGAGAACGAATCCCTGAACTCGTCGATGCGGTCCTCGCTGAACTCAAGCTGCTGGGCTGCGTCCCCCAAGCGAGAGGAGAATGA
- a CDS encoding cytochrome c3 family protein, which produces MNKKFLSLLTVVFCGLMLCAVGAITAADVAEEIVLQNEYPADKQGPVKFSHKKHAEDYGATCDDCHHVIQDGKNVWKEGDAVQKCSECHPADPPDKEALKLQNAFHKNCKDCHKEQNDDAKAPFKKCNGCHEKKG; this is translated from the coding sequence ATGAACAAGAAATTCCTAAGCCTTCTGACGGTTGTCTTTTGCGGCCTTATGCTCTGCGCAGTGGGGGCCATCACAGCCGCCGATGTCGCGGAAGAAATCGTCCTTCAGAATGAATACCCCGCAGATAAGCAAGGACCGGTAAAATTCAGCCACAAGAAGCATGCCGAGGACTACGGCGCCACCTGTGACGATTGCCACCATGTTATTCAGGATGGCAAAAACGTCTGGAAGGAAGGTGATGCTGTCCAGAAATGCAGCGAGTGCCATCCAGCCGATCCACCGGACAAGGAAGCACTGAAGCTGCAGAATGCGTTCCATAAGAACTGCAAGGATTGCCACAAAGAGCAGAACGACGATGCCAAGGCTCCCTTCAAGAAGTGCAACGGCTGCCACGAAAAGAAGGGTTGA
- a CDS encoding HypC/HybG/HupF family hydrogenase formation chaperone — translation MTDMCLAIPAKIIQIHDRTAVIDLDGTQRQTSLLLLDDAQVGDYVIVHAGFAIHRIDEKEAMAALTLLREMADLTDLP, via the coding sequence ATGACGGACATGTGCCTGGCCATCCCAGCAAAGATCATTCAGATCCACGATCGAACGGCCGTCATCGATCTGGATGGAACCCAACGACAGACAAGCCTCCTTCTGCTCGATGACGCTCAGGTGGGAGATTACGTGATCGTCCACGCCGGATTTGCCATCCATCGGATCGACGAGAAGGAGGCCATGGCGGCCCTGACCCTCCTTCGAGAGATGGCGGATCTCACCGACCTCCCTTGA
- a CDS encoding nickel-dependent hydrogenase large subunit, with amino-acid sequence MAKRITIDPVTRIEGHLRIEVEIADGKVVNAWSSGQMFRGIEMILKGRDPRDAPLFTQRSCGVCTYVHYLASIRAIEAAVGVEVPENARILRNLLHGTQYQHDHIIHFYHLHALDWVDILSALKADPQKTAALAENVSQARWGGTAYFKQVQERIKTFVESGQLGPFNNAYWGHSAYALPPEANLMAVSHYLEALRLQAKAAQMHAIFGAKNPHLQSLVVGGITCAMDLTPDRIAEFLYLWKETQTFVRNVYLSDILAIGSFYKDWAALGGTSNFLAWGDFPEGEKEPESLFMPRGVIMNRDIAAVRPAEQEKVTEHISHSWYEGNTDQHPYKGQTAPQHGDYDPDNRYSWIKAPRYEGEPCEVGPLARMLVAYARGKDSARKLVDDTLARLGVPVTALFSTLGRTAARALETVLVGDAMEGWVMKLVENLKAGQDTIYQAWTMPDKATGCGLNDVPRGSLGHWIEIEDKKIKNYQYVVPSTWNLGPRCSNGKLGPVEQALIGTPVADPKRPVEVLRTVHSFDPCIACAVHMIDPRSNEVYKIHVL; translated from the coding sequence ATGGCCAAACGAATCACCATCGATCCTGTCACCCGGATTGAAGGCCACCTGCGGATCGAAGTGGAAATCGCTGACGGGAAGGTCGTCAATGCCTGGAGTTCCGGGCAGATGTTTAGAGGCATCGAGATGATCCTCAAGGGAAGGGACCCGCGGGATGCCCCTCTTTTTACACAGCGATCCTGCGGCGTCTGCACCTATGTGCACTATCTCGCCTCCATCCGGGCGATCGAAGCGGCCGTAGGTGTCGAGGTCCCTGAAAACGCACGCATCCTCCGGAATCTTCTCCATGGAACCCAGTACCAGCACGACCACATCATTCACTTCTATCATCTCCATGCCCTGGATTGGGTCGACATACTGAGTGCATTGAAAGCCGACCCGCAAAAAACCGCTGCCCTCGCTGAAAACGTGAGCCAGGCACGATGGGGGGGGACTGCCTATTTCAAACAAGTCCAGGAGCGCATCAAGACCTTTGTGGAGAGCGGCCAGTTGGGGCCATTCAACAATGCCTATTGGGGGCATTCGGCCTACGCCCTCCCACCGGAAGCCAACCTGATGGCGGTCTCTCATTACCTCGAGGCCTTGCGCCTGCAAGCCAAGGCCGCCCAAATGCACGCGATCTTCGGTGCCAAGAACCCGCATCTGCAGTCCCTGGTGGTCGGTGGAATCACCTGCGCCATGGACCTCACTCCAGATCGGATTGCCGAATTCCTCTATCTCTGGAAGGAGACGCAAACCTTCGTCAGGAATGTTTATCTTTCCGACATCCTCGCGATCGGGTCCTTTTACAAAGATTGGGCTGCGCTGGGAGGCACTTCCAACTTCCTCGCCTGGGGCGACTTTCCCGAAGGCGAAAAAGAACCCGAGAGCCTATTCATGCCTCGGGGCGTCATCATGAACCGTGATATCGCCGCCGTCAGACCGGCGGAGCAGGAAAAGGTCACGGAACACATCTCCCACTCCTGGTACGAGGGGAATACCGATCAGCATCCATATAAAGGACAGACCGCCCCCCAGCATGGCGACTACGACCCCGACAACCGCTACTCGTGGATCAAGGCACCGCGTTATGAAGGCGAGCCATGCGAGGTCGGCCCTCTGGCGAGGATGCTCGTGGCATACGCCAGGGGAAAGGACAGCGCCCGGAAGCTAGTTGACGACACCCTTGCCCGATTGGGGGTCCCCGTCACAGCCCTTTTTTCCACTCTTGGCAGGACTGCGGCGCGGGCCCTCGAAACCGTGCTGGTAGGCGACGCCATGGAGGGCTGGGTCATGAAACTGGTGGAAAATCTGAAAGCGGGCCAGGACACCATCTACCAGGCGTGGACCATGCCCGACAAGGCGACGGGTTGCGGCCTCAACGATGTTCCGCGCGGCTCCCTGGGACACTGGATAGAAATCGAGGACAAAAAAATAAAGAATTATCAATATGTCGTCCCATCCACCTGGAATCTCGGGCCCCGCTGCAGCAATGGAAAGCTCGGACCGGTCGAACAAGCGTTGATCGGGACACCGGTCGCCGATCCCAAACGGCCCGTGGAGGTTTTGAGAACCGTGCATTCGTTCGATCCCTGCATCGCCTGCGCTGTGCACATGATCGACCCCCGATCAAACGAAGTCTACAAAATCCATGTGCTGTGA
- a CDS encoding ABC transporter substrate-binding protein, which yields MARSIRFCLRWALFMGIFMFAAGCDAPLGVADRPPASYQVDETRILLGSSLALGGHAGYLGTQTLHGALAYLHHVNERGGVHGRRIELIAYDDGYDPPRCVANTQKLIIEDRVFALFCYVGTPTTVKIVPLVEKARIPLVGMFTGAYALREPVNRYLFNVRASYYQETAAAVKHLVGDLGIRRIAVFYQYDAYGFDGLKGTELALRAYGLTPVARGSYIRGTLDVEEGLARIKESAAEAVVMIGTYEPCARFVREARADEFNPLFYNVSFVGADELARRLGPDGDGVIVSQVVPPPESVEMQALLPGVAEYVRCLARFFPEDKPNFVSLEGYINARVLVEGLERAGRDVDRESFIDAVETIRDWDIGIANTISFSPTDHQALEEVYFTRIEDESFHLISDWQVAGSANPPSVKRHSAEE from the coding sequence ATGGCACGGTCGATCAGGTTTTGTCTCAGATGGGCCCTTTTTATGGGGATCTTCATGTTTGCGGCCGGTTGCGATGCACCGTTAGGGGTGGCCGATCGGCCGCCGGCGTCTTACCAGGTCGATGAGACGAGGATCCTCCTGGGTTCTTCGCTGGCCCTGGGAGGTCATGCGGGTTACCTGGGCACCCAGACCCTGCATGGCGCGCTCGCGTATCTCCATCATGTCAACGAGCGTGGCGGTGTGCATGGCCGCCGGATCGAACTGATCGCTTATGACGATGGCTACGATCCGCCGCGCTGCGTCGCCAACACCCAGAAGCTGATTATCGAGGACCGGGTTTTCGCGCTTTTCTGTTATGTCGGTACGCCTACGACGGTCAAAATCGTGCCTCTGGTTGAAAAGGCGCGGATCCCTCTTGTGGGCATGTTTACGGGGGCTTATGCGCTGCGTGAACCGGTGAACCGTTACCTCTTCAATGTGAGGGCTTCCTACTACCAGGAGACGGCCGCCGCCGTGAAGCATCTGGTCGGCGATCTGGGCATTCGGCGTATCGCCGTGTTCTATCAGTACGACGCCTATGGTTTCGACGGCCTCAAAGGAACGGAACTGGCCCTGCGGGCATACGGGTTGACGCCCGTTGCCCGGGGATCCTATATCCGGGGGACTCTCGACGTGGAAGAGGGGCTTGCAAGGATCAAGGAGAGCGCCGCCGAGGCGGTCGTGATGATCGGCACCTACGAGCCCTGCGCCCGGTTCGTCCGGGAGGCGAGAGCAGATGAATTCAACCCCCTCTTCTACAACGTCTCGTTTGTCGGCGCCGATGAACTTGCCCGGCGGCTTGGCCCGGATGGGGACGGGGTGATAGTCAGCCAGGTCGTTCCGCCGCCTGAATCGGTCGAGATGCAGGCCCTTCTTCCGGGTGTCGCAGAATATGTGCGGTGTCTCGCCCGATTTTTCCCGGAAGACAAGCCGAATTTCGTCAGTTTGGAGGGTTACATCAACGCGAGGGTCCTGGTCGAGGGCCTGGAGCGGGCGGGCAGGGATGTCGACCGGGAGTCTTTCATCGATGCGGTCGAGACGATCAGGGATTGGGATATTGGGATCGCGAACACCATATCTTTCAGCCCGACGGACCACCAAGCGCTCGAAGAGGTCTACTTCACCCGTATCGAGGACGAGTCCTTTCACCTGATTTCGGACTGGCAGGTTGCCGGGTCGGCGAACCCCCCTTCCGTGAAGAGGCATTCAGCGGAAGAATGA